The proteins below come from a single Gossypium raimondii isolate GPD5lz chromosome 2, ASM2569854v1, whole genome shotgun sequence genomic window:
- the LOC128033771 gene encoding uncharacterized protein LOC128033771 gives MSRRAMTDLRAMFARLSLFDDGSLLAELQVESENTEDFGLNSEGVLYFRGRICVKAEHQLPSGLLQPVKIPLWKWERVTMDFVSGLPLTPTKKDSVWVIVDQLTKSAHFILVRTDYSLQKLAKLYVSEIVRLHRVPVSIICDRDPRFMSRYQSSIQMAPYEALYDRRCHTPSSWTQLGERCVLGPKLVSDTDDKARLIQDRLKAAFDRQKSYADLKRREIEYSVGDFIFLKVSPWKKLELPSELDQIHNVFQVSMLRLYCSDPMHIVPLEEIKVRPDLPFEEEPVQILERDVKVLRRKFIPLVKALWRNHSTEEATSEPEDAMCHQYPHLF, from the exons ATGAGCCGTAGAGCTATGACTGACCTGAGGGCGATGTTTGCTCGCctcagtttatttgatgatggtagtctGTTGGCTGAACTTCAA GTTGAGAGTGAGAATACCGAGGATTTTGGATTGAATAGCGAAGGGGTGCTCTATTTTCGTGGGAGAATCTGT gttaaggctgagcatcagttaccttcgggtttgTTGCAGCCAGTCAAGATTCCACTTTGGAAGTGGGAAAGAGTGACTatggactttgttagtgggttacctCTCACACCTACTAAGAAAGATTCTgtatgggtcatcgtggatcaaTTGACCAAGTCTGCCCACTTCATACTGGTTCGTACCGACTACTCTCTACAGAAGCTGGCTAAATTGTATGTgtctgagatagtgagactgcataGGGTACCGGTTTCGATAATATGTGATAGGGATCCTCGCTTCATGTCACG CTATCAGTCtagcattcagatggcaccCTACGAGGCATTATATGATCGTAGGTGTCACACACCTTCATCTTGGACTCAGTTGGGTGAACGGTGTGTTCTGGGTCCTAAGCTAGTTTCTGATACTGATGATAAGGCTAGGTTGATTCAAGACCGACTGAAAGCAGCATTTGATAGGCAAAAGTCCTATGCTGACCTGAAGCGTCGAGAGATTGAGTATTCGGTAGgggacttcatttttcttaaggtCTCGCCGTGGAAAAAG TTGGAGTTACCTTCAGAATTGGATCAGATTCACAATGTGTTCCAAGTGTCTATGTTGAGGCTCTACTGCTCTGATCCCATGCATATTGTTCCTCTTGAGGAGATCAAGGTTAGGCCAGATCTGCCTTTTGAGGAGGAGCCGGTTCAGATATTGGAGCGAGATGTAAAGGTTCTAAGAAGAAAATTCATCCCACTGGTTAAGGCTCTTTGGCGTAATCATAGCACTGAGGAGGCCACGTCggagcctgaggatgcgatgTGTCATCAGTATCCTCATttgttctga